A region of Sphingomonas crusticola DNA encodes the following proteins:
- a CDS encoding YdbL family protein yields MTKHRFSIFAALTGLSLLAAAPALAQSAAVEAALASGTVGEQADGYLGFARPPSPALKAEVDAINIKRRQGYTQVAQAKNVPIEAFAVSVGCNTLAKLRPGRAYNVGGVWAVKGDAPIALPSQCGG; encoded by the coding sequence ATGACAAAGCACCGTTTCTCCATCTTCGCCGCCCTGACCGGTCTGTCGCTGCTCGCTGCCGCACCCGCGCTGGCGCAGAGCGCGGCAGTCGAAGCGGCCCTGGCGTCGGGCACGGTCGGCGAGCAGGCGGACGGGTATCTCGGCTTCGCGCGCCCGCCCTCCCCGGCCCTCAAGGCGGAGGTGGATGCGATCAACATCAAGCGCCGCCAGGGTTACACGCAGGTGGCGCAGGCCAAGAATGTCCCGATCGAGGCGTTCGCGGTGTCGGTCGGCTGCAACACGCTCGCCAAGCTTAGGCCCGGCCGCGCCTACAATGTCGGCGGGGTCTGGGCGGTGAAGGGCGATGCGCCGATCGCGCTGCCCAGCCAGTGCGGCGGCTGA
- a CDS encoding HNH endonuclease, translated as MARRPREKAPDKLRRDLIDLLTNFEWHLEHSELRQQVRNLVPANHLLRDLGSSLLPEGGYLSARDRILAYLRLFPGIVIDGDELMVVAGISEYARRIRELRKQEGWPILSGITASEMRDEFEEGRVEGEYEDLSLPQMLPSQYLLLEDSQDRDAAFRWNMANQIRRSTASTRDKLLRFFRENVGQRVTSEELRYVAGDATEWARRTRELRTEMGWPVMTRNTGDPTLPVGTYVLERDEQAPLHDRHIPEVVRREVMRRDHWSCRWRGCGWPTGFPPQDHRFLEAHHIEHHAEGGANSVENLVTLCNLHHDEVHRAGVLDVE; from the coding sequence ATGGCGAGGCGACCGAGGGAGAAGGCTCCCGACAAACTGCGGCGAGATCTGATTGACCTCCTGACAAATTTCGAATGGCATTTGGAGCATTCAGAACTGCGACAGCAGGTGCGTAACCTAGTTCCGGCCAATCATCTGTTACGCGATCTTGGAAGCTCACTCTTGCCAGAAGGAGGCTATCTCTCCGCTAGAGACCGCATCCTAGCTTATCTGCGGCTATTTCCCGGCATCGTCATCGACGGGGACGAGCTAATGGTTGTCGCTGGCATCAGCGAATATGCCCGCCGAATTCGGGAACTTCGCAAGCAAGAAGGTTGGCCAATACTCTCCGGAATCACCGCGAGCGAAATGCGGGATGAGTTTGAAGAAGGTCGCGTCGAGGGCGAGTACGAGGACCTATCGCTGCCGCAAATGCTACCTTCGCAGTATCTTCTCCTGGAAGACTCACAAGACCGCGACGCGGCATTTCGCTGGAATATGGCGAACCAGATCCGGCGAAGTACCGCCAGCACTCGTGACAAGCTTCTACGCTTTTTCAGAGAAAATGTCGGTCAGCGTGTAACATCCGAGGAGCTTCGGTATGTAGCAGGCGATGCGACCGAGTGGGCGCGCCGAACGCGTGAATTGCGAACTGAGATGGGCTGGCCGGTGATGACCAGGAATACCGGCGATCCAACGCTGCCGGTTGGAACGTATGTGTTGGAACGCGATGAGCAGGCACCGCTTCATGATCGCCACATTCCGGAAGTTGTTCGTCGCGAAGTTATGCGAAGAGACCATTGGTCCTGCCGCTGGCGCGGTTGCGGATGGCCAACGGGTTTCCCGCCCCAAGACCATCGTTTTCTAGAAGCTCATCACATCGAGCATCACGCTGAAGGCGGGGCAAACTCCGTCGAAAACCTCGTTACGCTTTGCAATTTGCATCATGACGAAGTGCACCGAGCGGGCGTCCTTGACGTCGAATAG
- a CDS encoding GNAT family acetyltransferase: MTRAAAADPEIGTLSPDDVEQAIELWAEAGVSHPWNDAHADIAAALACPTGTILAARAAGRIVATVMAGYDGHRGWLYYVAVANSHRGTGLGRAIVTAAEDWLRGQGAHVIRLMVRRSNEQAVGFYEALGFEAGDLIVMGKRFGAG, encoded by the coding sequence ATGACGCGCGCGGCCGCCGCCGACCCGGAGATTGGCACGCTTTCCCCCGACGACGTCGAACAGGCGATCGAGCTGTGGGCTGAAGCCGGGGTTTCGCATCCCTGGAACGATGCGCATGCGGACATCGCCGCGGCGCTGGCCTGTCCGACCGGCACCATCCTCGCCGCGCGCGCTGCCGGACGGATCGTGGCGACGGTGATGGCGGGCTATGACGGCCATCGCGGCTGGCTTTATTATGTCGCGGTCGCCAACAGCCATCGCGGCACCGGCCTCGGCCGCGCGATCGTCACCGCCGCCGAGGATTGGTTGCGCGGGCAGGGCGCCCACGTCATCCGCCTGATGGTGCGCCGGTCCAATGAACAGGCGGTCGGCTTCTATGAGGCGCTCGGCTTCGAGGCCGGCGACCTCATCGTGATGGGCAAAAGGTTCGGCGCCGGTTGA
- a CDS encoding valine--tRNA ligase yields the protein MTIDKTFDPAAIESRWYSHWEEGGLFRPARDDAQPFTIVIPPPNVTGSLHIGHALDVTLQDILVRHARLQGKDALWVVGTDHAGIATQMVVERNLAAEDITRASVGRDAFIAKVWEWKAESGGTITRQLRRLGASCDWANERFTMDAGFSRAVLHVFVALYNQGLLYRDKRLVNWDPHFRTAISDLEVETREVNGKFWHIRYPLEDRPGYISVATTRPETMLGDMAVAVHPDDQRYKHLIGEMIRLPITSRLIPIIADEHANPELGSGAVKITPGHDFNDFQVARRADIQTSDMWNILDAEARIVAPPGCGVPADLVGLDRFEARDFIVKLLDEAGALEKVEDRVIQTPYGDRSGAVIEPWLTDQWYVDAKTLAGPALEAVRSGDIRVVPETWKKTWYNWLENIQPWCVSRQLWWGHQIPAWYDEDGQVYVAESEAEAQALAGDQPLTRDTDVLDTWFSSALWPFATLGWPGHSNTVRAEPVEPEVAERQAPSFSSSGAGSSTALRQAQGEREIVHTKSLVSRHYPNDVLISGFDILFFWDARMAMQGLHFMGEKPWKTLYLHGLVRDAHGAKMSKSKGNTVDPLGLIDKYGADALRFTLAAMESQGRDIKLDEKRVEGYRNFATKLWNAARFAQSNGIGGSTTLEPPRAELAVNRWILAETVKTIQALDLALADLRFDEAANTIYHFVWASFCDWYLELIKPVIGNTVRAELVEAPSFSTSGAEESSAALRQAQGERNESPEAQETRAVAGWVLDQILVLLHPFMPFLTEELWHALADRPNDLILARWPMADARAIDPAASAEVEWLIKLVSEIRAARSELNVPPGARLHLFASDVSDETIDRLDRQHAVLSRLARLDSIQLSPFAGTGAAQVVVDEATYALPLEGVIDLAAERARLAKGAEAAEKERDGLAGRLNNPAFVEKAKPEAVAKAREDHDAKAAEAERLRAALARLG from the coding sequence ATGACCATCGACAAGACCTTTGATCCCGCCGCCATCGAATCCCGCTGGTACAGCCATTGGGAGGAGGGCGGCCTGTTCCGCCCCGCGCGCGACGATGCGCAGCCCTTCACCATCGTCATCCCGCCGCCCAACGTCACCGGCTCGCTCCACATCGGCCACGCGCTCGACGTGACGTTGCAGGACATCCTCGTTCGCCACGCCCGCCTTCAGGGCAAGGACGCGCTGTGGGTGGTCGGCACCGATCATGCCGGCATCGCCACGCAGATGGTGGTCGAGCGCAACCTCGCCGCCGAGGACATCACCCGCGCCTCGGTCGGCCGCGACGCCTTCATCGCCAAGGTGTGGGAATGGAAGGCGGAGAGCGGCGGCACGATCACCCGCCAGCTCCGCCGCCTCGGTGCGTCCTGCGATTGGGCCAATGAGCGCTTCACGATGGACGCGGGCTTCTCGCGCGCCGTGCTCCACGTCTTCGTCGCGCTCTACAATCAGGGCCTGCTCTATCGCGACAAGCGCCTGGTCAATTGGGATCCGCACTTCCGCACCGCCATCTCCGATCTCGAGGTCGAGACCAGGGAGGTGAATGGGAAGTTCTGGCACATCCGCTATCCGCTGGAGGATCGGCCCGGCTATATCTCGGTCGCGACCACGCGGCCCGAAACCATGCTTGGCGACATGGCCGTCGCAGTCCATCCTGACGACCAGCGTTACAAGCATCTCATTGGCGAGATGATCCGCTTGCCGATCACGAGCCGGCTCATCCCGATCATCGCCGATGAACATGCCAATCCTGAGCTCGGATCGGGCGCCGTCAAGATCACGCCCGGGCACGACTTCAACGACTTTCAGGTCGCCCGACGGGCTGACATCCAAACGTCGGATATGTGGAACATCCTCGATGCAGAGGCTCGGATTGTGGCGCCTCCCGGCTGCGGAGTTCCTGCCGATCTTGTCGGCCTCGACCGGTTCGAAGCCCGCGACTTCATCGTCAAGCTTCTGGACGAGGCCGGTGCGCTGGAGAAAGTCGAGGATCGCGTCATCCAGACGCCTTATGGCGATCGCTCCGGCGCGGTGATCGAGCCGTGGCTGACCGATCAATGGTATGTCGACGCCAAGACGCTCGCCGGCCCCGCGCTCGAAGCGGTGCGTTCCGGCGACATCCGCGTCGTCCCCGAAACCTGGAAGAAGACCTGGTATAATTGGCTCGAGAATATCCAGCCCTGGTGCGTCAGCCGCCAGCTCTGGTGGGGCCACCAGATCCCCGCCTGGTATGACGAAGACGGCCAGGTCTACGTCGCCGAGAGCGAGGCTGAGGCGCAGGCCTTGGCCGGCGACCAGCCCCTGACCCGCGACACGGATGTGCTCGACACCTGGTTCTCCAGCGCCCTCTGGCCCTTCGCGACATTAGGGTGGCCGGGGCACTCCAACACCGTTCGTGCTGAGCCTGTCGAACCGGAGGTCGCCGAGAGGCAAGCACCGTCCTTCTCTTCGTCTGGCGCAGGAAGCAGTACAGCCCTTCGACAGGCTCAGGGCGAACGGGAGATTGTTCACACCAAGTCCCTGGTCTCCCGCCACTACCCCAACGACGTCCTCATCTCCGGCTTCGACATCCTCTTCTTCTGGGATGCGCGCATGGCGATGCAGGGGCTGCATTTCATGGGGGAGAAGCCGTGGAAGACGCTCTACCTCCACGGCCTCGTCCGCGACGCCCACGGCGCCAAGATGTCCAAGTCCAAGGGCAATACCGTCGATCCGCTCGGCCTGATCGACAAATATGGCGCCGATGCCTTGCGCTTCACGCTCGCGGCGATGGAAAGCCAGGGCCGCGACATCAAGCTCGATGAGAAGCGCGTCGAGGGCTATCGCAACTTCGCGACCAAGCTGTGGAACGCCGCCCGCTTTGCCCAGTCGAACGGCATCGGCGGATCGACCACGCTGGAGCCGCCCCGGGCCGAGCTCGCGGTCAACCGCTGGATCCTCGCCGAGACCGTCAAGACCATCCAGGCGCTCGACCTCGCGCTCGCCGACCTCCGCTTCGACGAGGCCGCCAACACCATCTACCACTTCGTCTGGGCCAGCTTCTGCGACTGGTATCTCGAACTGATCAAGCCTGTCATTGGAAATACCGTTCGTGCTGAGCTTGTCGAAGCACCGTCCTTCTCTACGTCGGGTGCAGAAGAAAGCAGCGCAGCCCTTCGACAAGCTCAGGGCGAACGGAATGAGAGCCCCGAAGCCCAGGAAACCCGCGCCGTCGCCGGCTGGGTGCTCGACCAGATCCTGGTCCTGCTCCACCCCTTCATGCCCTTCCTCACCGAGGAATTGTGGCACGCGCTCGCGGATCGCCCCAACGATCTGATCCTCGCCCGCTGGCCGATGGCCGACGCGCGCGCGATCGATCCCGCCGCTTCGGCCGAGGTCGAATGGCTGATCAAGCTGGTCAGCGAGATCCGCGCCGCGCGCAGCGAGCTCAACGTGCCCCCCGGCGCGCGCCTCCATCTCTTCGCGAGCGACGTCTCCGACGAGACGATCGACCGCCTCGACCGCCAGCATGCCGTCCTGTCGCGCCTCGCCCGGCTCGATTCGATCCAGCTCTCGCCCTTTGCCGGTACCGGCGCGGCGCAGGTCGTGGTGGACGAAGCGACCTACGCCTTGCCGCTCGAAGGCGTGATCGATCTCGCCGCCGAGCGCGCCCGCCTCGCCAAGGGTGCGGAGGCGGCCGAGAAGGAGCGCGACGGCCTCGCCGGCCGCCTCAACAACCCGGCCTTCGTCGAGAAAGCCAAGCCCGAAGCGGTCGCCAAGGCGCGGGAGGACCATGACGCCAAGGCCGCCGAAGCCGAACGCCTCCGCGCCGCGCTGGCGCGGTTGGGATGA
- a CDS encoding NgoMIV family type II restriction endonuclease, with protein MGLITNARAEFHASLRQKLFVLDEGGKPSNADKKQPNSTAIARHLAQTLAVKEGPALSPQAAGGEFEALTTLYLQKTFLELGALRPGDWEVHHVKSRSGVSIAQYEQYSHLGLIEKAAEDRPEIRALLGLNYNIASDVVISRRPEADSAINAAMALVDSVTANRASLRASSHSKPSLHACISCKWTMRSDRAQNARSEALNLIRSRRGRVPHIVVLTAEPTPSRLASLALGTGDIDCVYHIALPELEAAVENIAHHKQRDLLKLMIEQQRLKDVADLPLDLAI; from the coding sequence TTGGGCCTGATCACAAACGCACGTGCAGAGTTTCACGCGAGCCTCCGGCAAAAGCTATTCGTGCTGGACGAGGGCGGCAAGCCATCGAACGCAGACAAAAAGCAGCCTAATAGCACCGCTATAGCAAGGCACTTAGCGCAAACGTTAGCTGTCAAGGAGGGCCCTGCCCTAAGTCCCCAAGCGGCTGGTGGGGAATTCGAAGCGTTAACAACCTTATACCTCCAGAAAACCTTTCTGGAGCTGGGTGCGTTACGACCCGGTGACTGGGAGGTTCATCACGTGAAGTCGCGTAGTGGAGTTTCCATCGCGCAGTACGAGCAATACTCGCATCTTGGGCTCATAGAGAAAGCTGCCGAGGATAGGCCAGAGATCCGCGCCCTCTTGGGTTTGAACTACAATATCGCATCAGACGTAGTGATCTCACGGAGGCCGGAGGCGGATAGCGCGATCAATGCAGCAATGGCGTTAGTCGATAGCGTAACAGCCAACCGAGCGTCGCTTCGAGCGTCGAGTCACTCAAAGCCTAGCCTGCATGCTTGCATCTCTTGCAAATGGACTATGCGGAGCGACCGGGCGCAAAATGCACGATCAGAAGCCCTCAATCTCATTCGAAGCCGCCGGGGACGCGTGCCGCACATCGTAGTGCTAACAGCCGAACCCACGCCGAGCCGACTGGCCTCGCTCGCTCTGGGGACGGGCGATATCGACTGCGTGTATCATATTGCTCTGCCCGAGCTTGAGGCAGCGGTAGAAAACATCGCGCACCACAAGCAACGCGATTTACTTAAACTCATGATAGAACAGCAGCGACTCAAGGACGTGGCGGATTTGCCGCTCGATCTTGCGATATGA
- a CDS encoding very short patch repair endonuclease — protein sequence MVDHISPEARSNNMRRVRGKNTKPELLVRKILHRLGYRFRLHRKDLPGRPDIFLPKYKLAIFVHGCFWHGHTGCKRAKLPETRREFWTTKIGQNRLRDCMAVSSLQTLGIATVTVWECELKYQDKVTKRIDGATGRDSRVDGEATEGEGSRQTAARSD from the coding sequence GTGGTTGACCATATTAGCCCCGAAGCTCGCAGCAATAACATGCGGCGAGTTAGAGGAAAGAACACCAAGCCAGAACTCTTGGTACGAAAAATCCTACATAGGCTCGGATATAGATTCCGGCTGCACCGTAAGGATTTACCGGGCCGACCCGACATTTTTCTGCCGAAATACAAGCTCGCGATTTTCGTACATGGTTGCTTTTGGCACGGTCATACGGGGTGCAAAAGAGCGAAGCTGCCCGAGACGCGTAGAGAATTCTGGACCACGAAAATCGGCCAGAACCGGCTCAGAGATTGCATGGCGGTCAGCAGCTTGCAGACGCTTGGCATCGCGACAGTGACAGTATGGGAGTGCGAGCTTAAGTATCAGGACAAAGTCACAAAGCGCATTGACGGCGCCACAGGGCGGGACAGCAGGGTAGATGGCGAGGCGACCGAGGGAGAAGGCTCCCGACAAACTGCGGCGAGATCTGATTGA
- a CDS encoding SDR family oxidoreductase, producing MAGRVALITGAGTGIGRAASLALAARGYRIALAGRHAETLEAVGAQVEIEGGEALAVPTDVTDPDAVRALFDAAVDRFGRVDLLFNNAGTNVPGVPLDQLSYADWRAVIDVNLTGAFLCLQNAFRVMKAQRPGGGRIINNGSISAHSPRPNSSPYTASKHAITGLTKSASLDGRAFDIACGQIDIGNAGTDMALAMTKGVPQANGAIAVEPVFDVTLVGEAIAYMDSLPLDANVQFMTVMATKMPFVGRG from the coding sequence ATGGCGGGACGGGTAGCGCTGATCACGGGCGCCGGAACGGGCATCGGCCGCGCCGCCAGCCTCGCCCTCGCCGCGCGCGGCTACCGCATCGCGCTCGCCGGCCGCCATGCCGAGACGCTGGAGGCCGTGGGCGCGCAGGTCGAAATCGAAGGCGGCGAAGCCCTGGCCGTGCCCACCGACGTGACCGATCCGGACGCCGTCCGCGCGCTGTTCGACGCCGCGGTCGATCGCTTCGGGCGCGTCGATCTCCTGTTCAACAATGCCGGCACCAACGTGCCCGGCGTGCCGCTCGACCAATTGTCCTACGCGGATTGGCGCGCGGTCATCGACGTCAACCTGACCGGCGCCTTCCTGTGCCTCCAGAACGCCTTCCGCGTGATGAAGGCGCAGCGGCCCGGCGGCGGCCGCATCATCAACAACGGCTCGATCTCAGCGCACAGCCCCCGGCCCAACTCCAGCCCCTACACCGCCAGCAAGCACGCCATCACCGGGCTGACCAAAAGCGCGTCGCTCGACGGCCGCGCCTTCGACATCGCCTGCGGCCAGATCGACATCGGCAACGCCGGAACCGACATGGCGCTCGCGATGACGAAGGGGGTGCCGCAGGCGAACGGCGCGATCGCGGTCGAGCCGGTGTTCGATGTGACCCTGGTGGGCGAAGCGATCGCCTACATGGACAGCCTGCCGCTCGACGCGAACGTCCAGTTCATGACCGTGATGGCGACCAAGATGCCGTTTGTGGGACGTGGCTGA
- a CDS encoding DNA cytosine methyltransferase, whose translation MSYRLIDLFAGAGGMTLGFTDNRFCGGFESVWALDIDRSAVATHRRNFGPHATCADIEHWLETDRPIPAADVVVGGPPCQGFSLLNKQRAGDRRRELWLPFLDVVERCGASVFVIENVAELRSSPEYSEIEKHANKMGFDVVSEVLLAADYGAPQSRKRTVILGYRRDLVAGVTFPPLATHAAPKSGKNLPPWRTVWDAIADLPNPVGTEIRRVKAPLDLHFGRNPTSKSAARYRAVPPGGNRFDLQRNAPEITPDCWIRKTSGGTDLFGRLWWDRPSVTIRTEFFKPEKGRYLHPDEHRPITHREAARLMGFPDDFKFEGTKIDIARQIGNAVPPPLAGAIGQLVRQILDGRMRAAA comes from the coding sequence ATGAGCTATCGCCTTATCGATCTTTTCGCAGGCGCTGGCGGTATGACGCTGGGCTTTACCGATAATCGCTTCTGCGGTGGTTTCGAAAGTGTATGGGCACTCGACATCGATCGATCAGCAGTAGCGACCCACCGGCGTAATTTCGGCCCGCATGCTACATGCGCTGATATTGAACATTGGCTCGAAACCGACAGGCCGATCCCTGCGGCGGATGTGGTTGTAGGTGGCCCGCCCTGCCAAGGTTTCAGCCTTTTAAATAAGCAGCGCGCCGGAGATCGTCGCAGAGAATTATGGCTGCCGTTTCTAGATGTGGTGGAGCGTTGCGGAGCTTCCGTTTTCGTGATCGAGAACGTGGCTGAGCTTCGTTCTTCACCGGAATATTCGGAGATCGAAAAGCACGCCAACAAAATGGGATTTGACGTCGTCAGCGAGGTGTTGCTGGCTGCTGATTATGGTGCGCCGCAGTCTCGTAAACGGACGGTTATTCTGGGATATCGGCGCGATTTGGTCGCCGGAGTAACGTTTCCTCCGTTAGCTACACATGCAGCTCCTAAGTCAGGGAAGAATTTACCGCCCTGGAGAACTGTGTGGGACGCTATTGCCGACTTGCCAAATCCCGTGGGCACCGAAATCCGCCGCGTGAAAGCACCCTTGGACCTTCATTTTGGTCGTAACCCGACGTCAAAGAGTGCCGCTCGCTATCGCGCGGTTCCGCCCGGCGGCAATCGTTTCGATTTACAACGCAACGCCCCGGAAATTACGCCTGACTGCTGGATACGCAAAACTTCCGGTGGAACTGACCTTTTTGGCCGGTTGTGGTGGGATCGGCCGTCCGTCACAATTCGCACGGAGTTCTTTAAGCCCGAAAAGGGTCGTTACCTTCACCCTGATGAGCACCGGCCTATCACGCACCGGGAAGCGGCGCGATTGATGGGGTTCCCGGATGACTTCAAATTCGAAGGGACGAAGATCGACATCGCCCGGCAGATCGGAAACGCAGTTCCACCGCCGTTAGCGGGCGCGATTGGACAATTGGTGCGTCAAATACTCGACGGCCGAATGCGGGCTGCTGCCTAA
- a CDS encoding YnbE family lipoprotein → MTRWPFLCCAGLMLSGCITVKAPDKPIEINLNINVKQEVVVSLKKDAEDFIASNPDLFPK, encoded by the coding sequence ATGACGCGGTGGCCCTTTCTCTGTTGTGCCGGCCTGATGCTGTCAGGCTGCATCACGGTAAAGGCTCCCGACAAACCGATCGAGATCAACCTGAACATCAACGTGAAGCAGGAGGTCGTCGTCAGCCTGAAGAAGGATGCCGAAGACTTCATCGCCTCCAATCCGGACCTGTTCCCGAAATGA